A DNA window from Pyrus communis chromosome 3, drPyrComm1.1, whole genome shotgun sequence contains the following coding sequences:
- the LOC137729788 gene encoding BEL1-like homeodomain protein 6 — MSSYYTGSNNQKDATPMLYLREPLPSSYPEAPLVSGNMMMYMNSGSYSDALAGSSQQQNNLGSSVGGSDSNQQQHDVLSHLGGAHVGEQGFSPWREGRNEMLVTHPMGTSSGILHGGHNLQGQGLSLSLSTQIPSGMQMPSISYRNNNMGFASFLSPNASVSSEGDGRNGSFRDEQPRNVEYLQSGFPGGNPDSSKGDLSPYGMSTMARTIPHNKYLKAAQQLLDEVVNVQKALKQHDREKNQSTHNHQKSFKEGDDGSKNDLESGVSTNPQELANNSPCELSHAEKQELQSKLTKLLSMLDEVDRRYKQYYHQMQIVVSSFDAIAGSGSAKPYTAVALQTISRHFRCLHDAITGQIRATRKSLGEQGASGSMKGVGISRLRYVDQHLRQQRALQQLGMMQQHAWRPQRGLPESSVSILRAWLFEHFLHPYPKDSDKILLARQTGLTRSQVSNWFINARVRLWKPMVEEMYKEEAGDAEMDSNSSSENTPQTKKGDNTRTMEDGVEGMQPSASSTAIEKFSTGQFMDSKSDHFHDVEMAGSTGYANFQNVTRHEAEAEYGLVKLREGQRPGMDDSSLFSDANVQTDRNSERFTAAAAAYHMPELGRFGSGSGVSLTLGLQHCDGGGSLPISSGTHHGFVSVRGDDLYNPAASSVGSETADFECLDSGNQQQHRFSSSHLLHDFVV; from the exons ATGTCAAGTTACTATACTGGTTCGAATAATCAAAAAGATGCAACGCCAATGCTCTATTTAAGGGAACCTTTGCCTAGTTCTTATCCAGAAGCACCTCTCGTCTCTGGTAACATGATGATGTATATGAACTCTGGGTCATACTCGGACGCATTGGCTGGGAGTTCTCAGCAGCAAAACAACTTAGGCTCCTCGGTCGGGGGTTCAGATTCCAACCAGCAGCAGCATGATGTCCTATCGCATCTTGGTGGCGCGCATGTTGGAGAGCAGGGATTCAGTCCATGGAGGGAGGGTAGAAATGAGATGCTAGTTACGCACCCCATGGGTACTTCTTCAGGTATTCTTCATGGTGGACACAACTTGCAAGGTCAGGGGTTGTCCCTCAGCCTCAGTACACAAATCCCATCAGGAATGCAAATGCCTTCTATCTCGTACCGGAATAACAACATGGGTTTTGCTTCATTCTTAAGTCCTAATGCATCCGTTTCAAGTGAGGGTGACGGTAGGAATGGTTCTTTTAGAGATGAGCAGCCAAGAAATGTTGAATATTTGCAATCTGGTTTTCCGGGAGGCAATCCAGATTCAAGTAAAGGGGATTTGTCTCCATATGGGATGTCGACTATGGCAAGAACCATTCCCCATAACAAATACCTCAAAGCAGCACAACAACTGCTTGATGAAGTCGTCAATGTCCAGAAAGCACTGAAGCAGCATGATAGAGAGAAGAACCAAAGCACACACAATCATCAGAAGAGTTTCaaggaaggagatgatggatcaAAGAATGATCTTGAGAGTGGAGTATCTACAAACCCTCAAGAGCTGGCCAATAACTCACCGTGTGAGCTTTCACATGCCGAGAAACAAGAGTTGCAAAGCAAGTTGACGAAGCTTCTGTCTATGCTAGATGAG GTTGACAGAAGGTACAAGCAGTATTATCATCAGATGCAGATTGTTGTATCGTCATTTGATGCGATAGCGGGAAGTGGGTCAGCTAAACCGTACACAGCTGTTGCCCTGCAGACTATTTCACGTCACTTTCGGTGCTTACATGATGCAATCACAGGGCAGATACGAGCAACCCGTAAAAGCCTTGGGGAGCAAGGTGCCTCAGGAAGCATGAAAGGAGTTGGAATATCTCGCCTCCGTTATGTGGACCAGCATCTCAGGCAGCAGAGAGCCCTTCAGCAGCTTGGCATGATGCAACAACATGCATGGAGACCACAAAGAGGTTTGCCGGAAAGCTCTGTCTCAATTCTGCGAGCATGGCTGTTTGAGCATTTCCTTCATCC CTATCCGAAGGATTCTGATAAGATCCTGCTAGCAAGGCAGACAGGCTTGACTAGAAGTCAG GTCTCAAACTGGTTTATCAATGCACGAGTGCGCCTTTGGAAGCCCATGGTTGAGGAGATGTACAAAGAAGAGGCTGGTGATGCTGAGATGGACTCCAACTCTTCATCTGAGAATACacctcaaacaaaaaaaggtGACAACACGAGGACCATGGAAGACGGAGTAGAAGGTATGCAACCTAGCGCAAGTTCGACAGCCATTGAGAAATTCAGCACGGGACAATTTATGGATTCCAAATCTGACCATTTCCATGACGTGGAAATGGCTGGATCCACTGGATATGCCAATTTCCAGAATGTGACTCGTCAtgaagctgaagctgagtacGGGCTCGTCAAGCTTAGAGAGGGGCAAAGGCCTGGTATGGATGACTCGAGTCTCTTTTCTGATGCAAATGTTCAGACTGATAGGAACAGTGAGAGGTTTACGGCAGCTGCTGCTGCATACCACATGCCGGAGCTGGGGAGATTTGGAAGTGGAAGCGGGGTTTCTCTGACACTGGGATTGCAGCATTGTGACGGTGGCGGTAGCCTACCCATCTCTAGTGGGACTCATCACGGGTTTGTTTCTGTGAGAGGGGACGATTTATACAACCCTGCAGCTTCTTCTGTAGGATCTGAGACAGCAGATTTTGAATGCCTTGATTCCGGGAACCAGCAGCAACACAGATTTAGTTCCTCCCATCTGTTACATGATTTCGTAGTGTGA
- the LOC137729287 gene encoding SUMO-activating enzyme subunit 2-like — MASRKHLAAVKGAKVLMVGAGGIGCELLKTLALSGFQDIHIIDMDTIEVSNLNRQFLFRQSHVGQSKAKVAREAVLKFRPEISITSYHANVKDSDFNVDFFKKFNVVLNGLDNLDARRHVNRLCLAADVPLIESGTTGFLGQVTVHVKGKTECYECQPKPAPKTYPVCTITSTPSKFVHCIVWAKELLFAKLFGDKNQANDLNVRSSDGASSSEQAEDVFEHRNDEDIEQYGRRIYDHVFGYNIEQALSNEETWKNRNRPRPIYSRDVMPNGLGQQNGSMEKNGASNDVYSVSAMASLGMKNPQDIWSLMENSRVFLEALKLFFLKRQKEIGNLTFDKDDQLAVEFVTSAANIRAASFEIPLHSLFEAKGIAGNIVHAVATTNAIIAGLIVIEAIKVLQNDTKNYRMTYCLEHPARKMLLMPVDPFEPNKSCYVCSETPLSLEINTHRTKLRDVVEKIVRAKLGMSLPLIMHGSALLYEVGDDLDEGMVANYAANLDKVLSELPTPVTSGTMLTIEDLQQELSCKINIKHREEFDEEKEPDGMVLSGWTQSPAVAQDDKKSTANAGSTSNASSSAEAEKTDDVETTTGRKRKPSEASEAVNPDIPSVAGSSTRNPEKLELVDDDDELVIFDNWDSVTSKKIKLQ; from the exons ATGGCTTCCCGGAAACACTTGGCCGCTGTAAAG GGCGCGAAAGTGCTCATGGTTGGGGCAGGTGGTATCGGCTGCGAGCTTCTCAAGACTCTCGCTCTCTCTGGCTTCCAAGATATTCATATT ATTGACATGGACACTATAGAAGTGAGTAACCTCAACAGACAATTCCTCTTCCGACAATCACATGTTGGGCAATCCAAAGCCAAA GTTGCTCGGGAAGCTGTCTTAAAATTTAGACCTGAGATAAGCATAACTTCATACCATGCCAATGTAAAGGATTCTGACTTCAATGTGGACTTCTTTAAGAAATTTAATGTGGTCTTGAATGGACTTGACAACTTAGATGCTAGACGACATGTGAATCGCCTGTGTTTGGCAGCTGATGTTCCCTTGATTGAAAGTGGGACAACTGGGTTCCTTGGACAG GTGACTGTACATGTGAAGGGAAAAACAGAGTGCTATGAATGTCAGCCAAAACCTGCTCCTAAAACTTATCCTGTCTGTACCATTACCAGTACTCCATCAAAG TTTGTTCACTGTATCGTATGGGCAAAGGAACTTCTCTTTGCAAAGTTGTTTGGGGATAAGAATCAGGCAAATGATTTGAATGTACGTTCTAGTGATGGTGCTAGCTCATCAGAACAGGCTGAAGATGTATTTGAACATAGAAATGATGAAGACATTGAGCAGTATGGAAGGAGAATATATGATCATGTATTTGGTTATAACATTGAGCAAGCTTTGTCTAATGAAGAGACATGGAAGAACCGCAATAGACCAAGGCCTATATATAGTAGGGATGTCATGCCTAATGGGCTCGGTCAACAGAATGGAAGTATGGAAAAGAATGGTGCTTCCAATGATGTATATTCAGTATCTGCCATGGCATCTCTAGGAATGAAGAATCCACAGGATATATGGAGCCTTATGGAAAATTCCAGAGTCTTTCTTGAGGCTTTGAAACTATTTTTCTTGAAAAGGCAGAAG GAGATTGGAAATCTGACTTTTGATAAAGATGATCAGCTAGCTGTAGAATTTGTTACTTCTGCTGCAAATATACGGGCTGCTTCTTTTGAAATCCCATTGCATAGCCTTTTTGAAGCTAAAGGCATTGCTGGTAATATTGTTCATGCTGTTGCAACAACAAATGCTATTATTGCTGGGTTGATTGTCATTGAGGCAATCAAGGTGCTGCAAAATGATACAAAGAATTATAG GATGACATATTGTCTGGAACATCCAGCAAGAAAAATGTTGCTCATGCCAGTGGATCCATTTGAGCCTAACAAGTCCTGCTATGTCTGTTCAGAG ACACCACTATCACTTGAGATCAATACTCACCGCACAAAGTTGCGGGATGTAGTTGAAAAGATTGTTAGAGCCAAGCTTGGGATGAGCTTGCCACTCATTATGCATGGGTCAGCCCTTCTTTATGAAGTTGGTGATGACCTGGACGAAGGCATGGTTGCAAATTATGCAGCAAACCTTGATAAG GTGCTGTCTGAGCTTCCTACTCCAGTTACCAGTGGGACCATGCTGACAATTGAGGATCTTCAGCAAGAACTATCATGCAAGATCAATATTAAGCACAG AGAGGAGTTTGATGAAGAGAAGGAACCCGATGGAATGGTTCTATCTGGTTGGACTCAATCTCCCGCAGTGGCACAGGATGACAAGAAGTCTACTGCAAATGCTGGAAGCACGTCAAATGCATCATCATCTGCGGAGGCTGAAAAGACTGATGATGTTGAAACTACTACTGGAAGGAAGAGAAAACCGTCTGAGGCTTCTGAGGCTGTCAATCCAGATATACCAAGTGTTGCTGGCAGTAGTACAAGAAATCCCGAGAAATTGGAACTTGTTGATGACGACGATGAGCTTGTCATATTTGATAATTGGGATTCAGTCACCAGCAAGAAGATAAAGTTGCAATAG
- the LOC137729787 gene encoding protein CHROMATIN REMODELING 35 — MESPIDVSPIKTTYDSLYSKGHKRMKLCLDGKNYDGLDFSVSKHDEVVEKKPKSTSEVVDYTDPFAIRNLLERLDCGEYGSVTKEIEAVLAKKTQTMVPYFAKYPALANAFLEEDKRQSKKAPKSENPLASDKVIDLEDDCVENNAPASVRPVVIIDSDEEQSEDPRSYPFKEVVLPQPSYSFREVFLGQSSEQNSMNNTVERDFLENRLPGQKPSLSSETGIKNHPGIYVGVEDDGDYQTDVEEDDGLGDIWNEMSMGLETNKDAAVEGMSGGEEEGDCDHSFVLKDDIGYVCRICGVIDRAIETIFEFQYNKVKRSTRTYMPDSRNGKERDSAEIDGFKLSEDGLILTEISAHPRHMKQMKPHQVEGFNFLVSNLVGDNPGGCILAHAPGSGKTFMIISFMQSFLAKYPNARPLIVLPKGILDTWKKEFKIWQVEDIPLIDFYENKADNRSQQLEVLKQWVEHKSILFLGYKQFSSIVCDRETSKVSTACQEILLKAPSILILDEGHTPRNDNTDVFQSLAKLQTPRKVVLSGTIFQNHVNEVFNLLNLVRPKFLRAETSRPIIKRIMSRVHIPGVRKQFKAGSESAFYELVEHTLQKDNDFRRKVTVIHELREMTSKVLHYYKGDTLDELPGLVDFTVVLNLTPKQKHETEKLKKFARKFKQNAVGSAVYLHPKLSNLAWKPTDPDDRVDELLDKIDVKDGVKARFFLNILNLCESAGEKLLVFSQYLLPLKFLERLVVKMKGWSAGREMFVISGESSSEQREWSMDRFNNSPTAKVFFGSIKACGEGISLVGASRLILLDVHLNPSVSRQAIGRAFRPGQKKKVFVYRLVAANSPEEEDHSTCFQKETIAKMWFEWNEYCGYRDFEVETIDVNESDDPFLESPVLREDVKLVYRR; from the exons ATGGAGTCACCAATTGATGTATCCCCCATTAAAACTACATATGACA GTTTGTATTCCAAGGGGCATAAGAGGATGAAACTCTGTTTGGACGGAAAGAATTATGATGGCTTGGACTTCTCTGTAAGTAAGCATGATGAAGTTGTAGAGAAGAAACCTAAGTCTACTTCAGAAGTTGTTGACTACACTGATCCATTTGCCATACGGAACTTGCTGGAGAGGTTAGACTGTGGTGAATATGGAAGTGTTACAAAGGAGATAGAGGCAGTTCTTGCTAAAAAGACCCAAACTATGGTCCCTTATTTTGCAAAGTATCCTGCACTGGCAAATGCATTCCTGGAGGAAGACAAGAGGCAGAGTAAAAAAGCTCCCAAATCTGAAAATCCACTAGCTAGTGATAAAGTCATTGATTTGGAGGATGACTGCGTTGAAAATAATGCTCCTGCATCAGTGAGGCCTGTGGTAATCATTGATTCAGATGAGGAACAAAGTGAAGATCCGAGATCTTATCCTTTCAAAGAGGTTGTCTTGCCACAACCATCGTATTCTTTCCGGGAGGTTTTCTTGGGACAATCGTCAGAACAGAATTCCATGAATAACACAGTG GAAAGGGACTTTTTGGAGAACAGACTTCCAGGTCAAAAACCAAGTCTGTCCAGTGAAACAGGAATCAAGAATCACCCAGGAATTTATGTTGGTGTAGAAGATGATGGTGATTACCAGACAGATGTTGAAGAAGATGATGGTCTGGGAGATATTTGGAATGAAATGTCAATGGGTTTAGAAACTAACAAG GATGCTGCTGTAGAAGGAATGAGTGGCGGGGAAGAGGAAGGTGACTGTGATCATTCTTTTGTCTTGAAGGATGATATTGGATATGTTTGCCGCATTTGTGGGGTTATTGACAGAGCAATTGAGACAATATTTGAGTTTCAGTATAACAAG GTCAAAAGGAGTACAAGAACTTACATGCCTGATTCTCGGAATGGCAAAGAAAGAGATTCAGCCGAGATAGATGGATTTAAATTGTCAGAGGATGGTTTGATACTTACTGAGATATCTGCTCACCCAAGACATATGAAACAAATGAAACCTCATCAAGTGGAGggtttcaattttcttgttAGCAACTTGGTTGGTGATAATCCTGGTGGTTGCATCTTGGCCCATGCTCCAGGTTCTGGTAAAACATTTATGATAATAAGTTTCATGCAAAGTTTTCTAGCTAAGTATCCAAATGCAAGACCCCTGATTGTTCTTCCTAAAGGAATCCTGGATACATGGAAAAAGGAGTTTAAAATTTGGCAAGTGGAGGATATTCCATTAATTGATTTCTATGAAAATAAAGCAGACAATCGATCACAGCAGCTGGAGGTGTTGAAACAATGGGTGGAGCACAAGAGTATCCTTTTCTTAGGGTACAAGCAATTCTCCTCTATCGTTTGTGATCGAGAAACTAGCAAGGTATCAACTGCGTGCCAAGAAATATTGCTGAAGGCACCTTCAATTCTTATTCTGGATGAAGGGCATACTCCAAGAAATGATAACACTGACGTGTTCCAATCCCTTGCAAAGTTGCAGACACCTAGGAAAGTTGTACTTTCTGGAACCATTTTCCAAAATCATGTCAACGAAGTATTCAACCTTTTGAATCTTGTTCGTCCTAAGTTTTTAAGAGCTGAAACATCCCGACCCATCATCAAGCGGATCATGAGTAGAGTGCATATACCAGGTGTAAGGAAGCAGTTCAAAGCTGGTAGTGAATCAGCCTTCTATGAACTAGTGGAGCATACTCTACAGAAGGATAATGATTTTCGAAGGAAAGTCACTGTCATACACGAATTGCGTGAGATGACTAGCAAGGTGCTTCATTATTACAAAGGAGATACCCTCGATGAACTTCCTGGGCTAGTTGATTTCACTGTGGTACTAAATCTCACCCCCAAGCAGAAGCACGAGACAGAGAAATTAAAGAAGTTTGCAAGAAAGTTCAAGCAAAATGCTGTTGGAAGTGCTGTTTATCTTCACCCAAAACTGTCCAACTTGGCTTGGAAGCCTACTGATCCAGATGACAGAGTGGATGAGCTCTTGGACAAAATAGATGTGAAAGATGGAGTCAAGGCAAGATTCTTTCTTAATATACTGAACTTATGTGAGTCAGCGGGTGAGaaacttttagtttttagtCAGTACCTCCTACCACTGAAATTTTTGGAGAGATTAGTAGTCAAAATGAAGGGGTGGAGTGCTGGGAGAGAAATGTTTGTGATCTCAGGTGAGTCAAGCTCTGAGCAACGGGAATGGTCTATGGATAGATTTAACAATTCCCCCACCGCAAAGGTTTTCTTCGGCTCAATTAAGGCTTGTGGGGAGGGTATATCGTTGGTAGGGGCTTCTCGACTAATACTTCTGGATGTACATCTTAACCCCTCAGTGAGCAGGCAGGCCATCGGTCGTGCATTTAGACCAGGTCAGAAGAAGAAAGTTTTCGTGTATAGATTGGTAGCTGCTAATTCACCTGAAGAGGAAGATCATAGCACTTGCTTCCAAAAAGAAACAATTGCAAAAATGTggtttgaatggaatgaatatTGTGGTTACCGGGATTTTGAAGTGGAGACCATTGATGTGAATGAGAGTGATGATCCCTTCCTCGAAAGTCCAGTGTTGAGGGAGGATGTGAAGCTTGTGTACAGAAG GTAG
- the LOC137727388 gene encoding protein translation factor SUI1 homolog, whose amino-acid sequence MIDPDVQIATTIDPLADTGDIYGTPLAPFDPFNDPFRDTEEPDALGAKEYLHIRVQQSNGKKRLTIVEGLKEDLDFKKKLKDLKRELFCNGNVVEDKKLGKIIQLQGDQRNKLLQFLVIANIADKERIKIHGF is encoded by the coding sequence ATGATTGACCCAGACGTTCAGATCGCAACTACTATTGACCCTCTAGCTGACACCGGAGATATATACGGCACGCCCCTAGCTCCTTTCGACCCTTTTAATGACCCTTTTAGAGACACCGAAGAGCCAGATGCGCTCGGAGCCAAGGAGTATTTGCATATTCGAGTGCAGCAGAGTAATGGAAAGAAGCGCCTGACAATAGTTGAAGGACTGAAGGAGGACCTGGACTTCAAGAAGAAGCTTAAGGATCTGAAAAGGGAGCTCTTCTGCAATGGCAATGTGGTTGAGGACAAAAAGCTCGGCAAGATAATTCAGCTCCAAGGCGATCAGCGCAACAAGCTGCTTCAGTTTCTTGTTATTGCTAATATTGCCGACAAGGAGCGGATCAAGATTCATGGTTTTTGA